One window of the Geotrypetes seraphini chromosome 19, aGeoSer1.1, whole genome shotgun sequence genome contains the following:
- the FJX1 gene encoding four-jointed box protein 1, which translates to MQAIGHAYHRLQFSTCRARGNRMCWEAAACCWLGRGGSPQPPAGDRGSRAPSRTLLAVPEPDPEAEEAVLQDGVFWSSWLERLLRPARFPEAEGRAWQAAARAARVLALERGCGRSSNRRAVLSDGSRACVRLGINPEQIQGEALSFQLARLLGVGNVPPVALARVGGPLWAPVQDEVRRAQWPPGAIVSLTPWIHNLTGGVVPPAALRAGGLEPRGAGLQNRSRAELLELVQWTDLIVFDYLTANFDRLVSNLVSLQWDRRVMERGTSNLHRRPGGGLVFLDNEAGLGHGYRLRSTWDRYNEPLLRSVCLFRRPTAAAVAELHRRRDAPQRLRTLYLQREPLAAELGFLAPEHARHLQSRIDLLHGHIAHCRAKYG; encoded by the coding sequence GCGGCTGCCTGCTGCTGGCTTGGACGGGGCGGCAGCCCGCAGCCCCCCGCCGGGGATCGCGGCAGCCGGGCGCCCTCGCGGACCCTGCTGGCGGTGCCCGAGCCGGATCCGGAGGCGGAGGAAGCGGTGCTCCAGGACGGCGTCTTCTGGAGCTCGTGGCTGGAGCGGCTGCTGCGGCCCGCCCGCTTCCCGGAGGCGGAGGGCCGGGCGTGGCAGGCGGCGGCCCGGGCGGCCCGCGTGCTGGCTCTGGAGCGGGGCTGCGGGCGCAGCTCGAACCGCCGGGCGGTGCTGTCGGACGGGAGCCGGGCGTGCGTGCGGCTAGGCATCAACCCGGAGCAGATCCAGGGCGAGGCGCTGAGCTTCCAGCTGGCCCGCCTGCTGGGGGTGGGCAACGTGCCCCCGGTGGCCCTGGCCCGCGTGGGCGGGCCCCTCTGGGCCCCGGTGCAGGACGAGGTGCGGCGGGCGCAGTGGCCCCCGGGGGCCATCGTCAGCCTCACGCCCTGGATCCACAACCTGACGGGCGGCGTGGTGCCCCCGGCCGCCCTGCGAGCGGGGGGGCTGGAGCCCCGGGGCGCCGGCCTGCAGAACCGGAGCCGGGCCGAGCTGCTGGAGCTGGTGCAGTGGACGGACCTGATCGTCTTCGACTACTTGACGGCCAACTTCGACCGGCTGGTCAGCAACCTGGTGAGCCTGCAGTGGGACCGGCGGGTGATGGAGCGGGGCACCAGCAACCTGCACCGGCGGCCCGGCGGCGGCCTTGTCTTCCTGGACAACGAGGCGGGCCTGGGCCACGGCTACCGGCTGCGCTCCACCTGGGACCGCTACAACGAGCCGCTCCTgcgctccgtctgcctcttccgcCGGCCCACCGCCGCCGCCGTGGCCGAGCTGCATCGACGCCGCGACGCCCCCCAGCGGCTAAGGACCCTCTACCTGCAGCGGGAGCCCTTGGCCGCCGAGCTGGGCTTCCTGGCGCCCGAGCACGCTCGCCACTTGCAGAGCCGCATCGACCTGCTGCACGGCCATATCGCGCACTGCCGGGCCAAGTACGGCTGA